One genomic segment of Pseudomonas sp. RU47 includes these proteins:
- a CDS encoding GGDEF domain-containing protein has product MTHNAIQRLLLKRFALAAATYGLALLLLWLAFFTGHYEQSLTSVAVGSALVVISQSALFALFWSGRNLRFADPSLTEVQVLLGLGWQTWLIAHLGEARGAFLVFYVLILLFGLFHLSRRAFVRCALLVFFSFCAITLWDGYHFRLREPALAALQVCILAMVLAWLVLYARFVQVSRQRQRQRRFALQAHQDTLRGMMRQLEDLVATDELTGLFNRRHFLRLATRELNEMDDDIVHGLALIDLDHFKRINDLHGHAAGDQVLQAFAGVAQACLRDGDVLARYGGEEFVVLLPDCDAERLTACCERLRIAFTDVELVGLNVRNLSLSAGMTLLALGDDLDDALQRADQALYRAKRDGRNRCAAAWENVDA; this is encoded by the coding sequence TTGACCCATAACGCCATTCAACGTCTTTTGCTCAAACGCTTTGCCCTCGCTGCGGCCACCTATGGATTGGCTTTGCTGCTGCTGTGGCTGGCGTTTTTCACGGGGCATTACGAGCAGTCCCTGACTTCTGTCGCCGTTGGCAGTGCGCTGGTCGTCATCAGCCAGTCGGCGCTGTTCGCGCTGTTCTGGAGCGGGCGCAACCTGCGCTTTGCCGATCCCAGCCTGACCGAAGTGCAGGTGCTGCTCGGCCTCGGCTGGCAGACCTGGCTGATCGCCCATCTGGGTGAAGCCCGCGGTGCCTTTCTGGTGTTCTACGTGCTGATCCTGCTGTTCGGCCTGTTCCACCTCAGCCGACGGGCTTTCGTGCGTTGCGCACTGCTGGTGTTCTTCAGTTTCTGCGCAATCACGCTGTGGGACGGCTACCACTTCCGCTTGCGCGAACCGGCGCTCGCAGCCTTGCAGGTGTGCATTCTGGCGATGGTGCTGGCGTGGCTGGTGCTTTACGCGCGTTTCGTCCAGGTTTCTCGACAACGCCAGCGTCAACGCCGGTTTGCCTTGCAGGCGCATCAGGACACCCTGCGCGGGATGATGCGGCAGCTCGAAGATCTGGTCGCCACCGATGAGTTGACCGGGTTGTTCAATCGTCGGCATTTTCTGCGTCTGGCCACGCGAGAGCTGAACGAAATGGACGACGATATCGTGCATGGTCTGGCGCTGATCGACCTCGACCACTTCAAACGCATCAACGACCTGCACGGCCATGCGGCGGGCGATCAGGTGCTGCAGGCCTTCGCCGGCGTCGCACAGGCATGCCTGCGCGACGGCGATGTGCTGGCGCGTTATGGTGGTGAGGAATTCGTCGTGCTGCTGCCCGATTGCGACGCCGAACGGCTGACCGCTTGCTGCGAGCGTCTGCGCATCGCCTTCACCGACGTCGAACTGGTCGGCCTGAATGTGCGCAACCTCAGCCTGTCCGCCGGCATGACGCTGCTGGCGTTGGGCGATGATCTGGACGACGCCTTGCAGCGCGCCGATCAGGCCTTGTATCGGGCCAAGCGTGACGGGCGCAATCGTTGTGCGGCCGCATGGGAGAACGTCGATGCCTGA
- a CDS encoding tetratricopeptide repeat protein produces the protein MRFVPIAALALSVLAVTGCTRWSMNHHLNNAYSAYDRGNCEQVMLELSKVERASRARPYVWPEVSMMRGQCLERQKMFVDAAQTYQFIIASYPNSEYAYRARARLETLQSLGHYPTRSAAAVVRPTRF, from the coding sequence ATGCGATTCGTACCCATTGCCGCCCTTGCCCTCAGCGTCCTCGCCGTCACGGGCTGCACCCGTTGGTCGATGAACCATCATTTGAACAACGCCTACAGCGCCTATGATCGCGGCAATTGCGAGCAGGTCATGCTCGAGCTGTCCAAGGTCGAACGCGCCAGCCGCGCCCGCCCGTATGTGTGGCCGGAAGTGTCGATGATGCGCGGCCAGTGCCTTGAGCGGCAGAAAATGTTTGTCGACGCGGCGCAGACCTACCAGTTCATCATTGCCTCGTACCCCAACAGCGAATACGCCTACCGCGCCCGCGCCCGTCTGGAAACCTTGCAGAGCCTGGGCCACTACCCGACCCGCAGCGCCGCTGCCGTGGTGCGTCCAACCCGTTTCTGA
- a CDS encoding iron-sulfur-binding ferredoxin reductase: protein MPELRVGERQWAVTTGSNLLDALNQNGVAVPYSCRAGSCHACLVQCVQGLPADNRPDALSAEQRQQGWRLACQCQVIEDLQVHTFDPITDGRPAVVEALDWLSDNVLRLRLTPQRPLRYSAGQHLVLWINHIARPYSLASLPEEDRFLEFHLDCRQPGEFSDAARRLQIGDPIRLGELRGGALHYDPDWHSRPLWLLAAGTGLGPLFGVLREALRQDHQGAIRVIHVAHDDHEHYLAKPLAALAAQRENLSVELWTAAESAAALAQLRLVSRQTLALVCGSTASVDAFARRLYLAGLPRNQLLADVFLSRG from the coding sequence ATGCCTGAACTTCGCGTCGGTGAACGACAGTGGGCAGTGACCACGGGCAGCAATCTGCTCGATGCCCTTAATCAGAACGGTGTGGCGGTGCCTTACAGCTGCCGCGCCGGCAGTTGCCATGCCTGTCTGGTGCAATGTGTGCAAGGCCTGCCCGCGGACAATCGCCCGGACGCCTTGAGCGCCGAACAGCGTCAGCAAGGCTGGCGCCTGGCGTGTCAGTGTCAGGTGATCGAAGACTTGCAGGTGCACACCTTCGACCCGATCACCGACGGTCGCCCGGCGGTGGTCGAAGCGCTGGACTGGCTCAGCGACAACGTCCTGCGCCTGCGCCTGACTCCGCAGCGGCCGTTGCGCTACAGCGCCGGGCAACATCTGGTGTTGTGGATCAATCACATTGCCCGGCCGTATTCGCTGGCAAGCCTGCCGGAAGAAGACCGTTTTCTCGAATTTCACCTCGATTGCCGTCAGCCCGGCGAATTCAGCGATGCTGCGCGGCGTTTGCAGATCGGCGACCCGATCCGGCTTGGCGAACTGCGCGGCGGCGCCTTGCACTACGACCCGGACTGGCACAGTCGCCCACTATGGCTACTGGCCGCCGGTACCGGTTTAGGCCCGTTGTTCGGCGTGCTGCGCGAAGCCTTGCGCCAGGATCACCAAGGCGCGATCCGCGTCATTCACGTCGCCCATGACGATCACGAGCACTATCTGGCCAAACCCCTTGCCGCACTGGCCGCGCAGCGCGAAAACCTCAGCGTCGAGTTGTGGACGGCGGCCGAGTCAGCCGCCGCTTTGGCGCAACTGCGCCTTGTTTCCCGGCAAACCCTGGCCTTAGTCTGCGGCTCGACGGCCAGTGTCGACGCTTTCGCAAGGCGTCTGTACCTGGCCGGACTGCCGCGCAATCAACTGCTGGCCGACGTATTTTTGAGCCGTGGTTGA
- a CDS encoding PilZ domain-containing protein, which produces MFTERIERHQLPYFLRVFNTVTDKPIGFLGNVSEDGLMLISQLPMMVGVDFQLRLKIPASDGCQQVIDFTACCVWCHEDATPLHYDAGFVLLQPPVEFGQLVQALRQYFSFQPLPASA; this is translated from the coding sequence ATGTTTACCGAACGGATCGAACGGCATCAGCTGCCGTACTTCCTCAGAGTGTTCAATACCGTCACCGACAAACCGATCGGCTTTCTGGGTAACGTCTCCGAAGACGGGCTGATGCTGATCAGCCAGTTGCCGATGATGGTGGGCGTGGACTTCCAGCTACGCCTGAAAATCCCCGCCAGCGATGGCTGCCAGCAAGTCATCGACTTCACCGCGTGTTGCGTGTGGTGCCATGAAGACGCCACACCACTGCATTACGACGCCGGGTTCGTTCTGCTGCAACCGCCGGTGGAGTTTGGCCAGTTGGTGCAGGCGCTGCGGCAGTATTTCAGTTTTCAGCCGTTGCCGGCTTCGGCTTGA
- a CDS encoding enoyl-CoA hydratase-related protein produces the protein MTEAILLERERGLLTLRLNRPDKKNALTRAMYSRLAEALKQADGDPDINAVLITGSAECFTAGNDIADFVQQPPSDLDSPVFHFMLNLLECRKPVIAAVAGAAVGIGTTLLLHCDLVYVARDSRLRMPFVNLGLCPEFGSSLILPRLLGQAKAAELLLLGEGFTGEQAAAWGIATEALGSGDAALRKAREVALRFDELPAEAVRISKQLMKAPDRELIRKVIEEEGALFTQRLRSPEALAALTGFIKRH, from the coding sequence ATGACCGAAGCCATCCTGCTGGAACGCGAACGCGGTTTACTGACCCTGCGGCTTAATCGCCCGGACAAGAAAAACGCCCTGACCCGCGCCATGTACAGCCGCCTCGCCGAGGCGCTGAAGCAAGCCGATGGCGATCCTGATATCAACGCCGTACTGATCACCGGCAGCGCCGAATGCTTCACCGCCGGCAACGACATTGCCGACTTCGTCCAGCAACCGCCGAGCGACCTCGACAGCCCGGTCTTTCACTTCATGCTCAATCTGCTCGAATGCCGCAAACCGGTGATCGCCGCTGTGGCCGGCGCGGCGGTGGGCATTGGCACCACGTTGTTGCTGCATTGCGATCTCGTCTACGTGGCCCGCGATTCGCGATTGCGCATGCCGTTCGTCAATCTTGGTTTGTGCCCGGAGTTCGGTTCGAGCCTGATCCTCCCGCGTTTGCTCGGGCAGGCCAAAGCGGCGGAGCTTCTGTTACTGGGCGAAGGCTTTACCGGTGAACAAGCCGCGGCCTGGGGCATTGCTACGGAGGCGTTGGGCAGCGGCGATGCAGCGTTGCGCAAGGCGCGGGAAGTGGCGTTGCGTTTCGACGAACTGCCGGCTGAGGCAGTGCGTATCAGCAAGCAATTGATGAAGGCGCCGGATCGCGAGTTGATTCGTAAGGTGATCGAGGAGGAGGGCGCATTGTTCACTCAAAGACTGCGCTCGCCGGAAGCGTTGGCGGCGTTGACCGGGTTTATCAAACGGCATTGA
- a CDS encoding fumarate hydratase, translating to MTVIKQDDLIQSVADALQFISYYHPVDFIQAMHEAYLREESPAARDSMAQILINSRMCATGHRPICQDTGIVTVFVRVGMDVRWDGATMGLDDMINEGVRRAYNLPENVLRASILADPAGARKNTKDNTPAVIHYSIVPGNTVEVDVAAKGGGSENKSKMAMLNPSDSIVDWVLKTVPTMGAGWCPPGMLGIGIGGTAEKAAVMAKEVLMESIDIHELKARGPQNRIEEMRLELFEKVNQLGIGAQGLGGLTTVLDVKIMDYPTHAASLPVCMIPNCAATRHAHFVLDGSGPASLEAPPLDAYPEIVWEAGPSARRVNLDTLTPEDVQSWKPGETVLLNGKMLTGRDAAHKRMVEMLNKGETLPVDLKGRFIYYVGPVDPVGDEVVGPAGPTTATRMDKFTRQILEQTGLLGMIGKSERGPTAIEAIKDNKAVYLMAVGGAAYLVAQAIKKSKVLAFAELGMEAIYEFEVKDMPVTVAVDSKGESVHITGPAIWQQKISESLAVEVR from the coding sequence ATGACCGTGATCAAGCAAGACGACCTGATTCAGAGCGTTGCCGACGCCCTGCAGTTCATTTCCTATTACCACCCCGTGGATTTCATCCAGGCGATGCACGAAGCCTACCTGCGCGAAGAATCGCCAGCGGCCCGTGACTCGATGGCGCAGATCCTGATCAACTCGCGCATGTGCGCCACTGGCCACCGCCCGATCTGCCAGGACACCGGTATCGTTACCGTGTTCGTGCGCGTCGGCATGGACGTGCGTTGGGATGGCGCCACCATGGGCCTGGACGACATGATCAACGAAGGCGTACGTCGCGCCTACAACCTGCCGGAAAACGTCCTGCGTGCCTCGATCCTCGCCGACCCGGCGGGCGCTCGCAAAAACACCAAGGACAACACCCCTGCCGTGATTCACTACTCCATCGTCCCGGGCAACACCGTGGAAGTGGACGTGGCGGCCAAGGGCGGCGGTTCCGAGAACAAGTCGAAAATGGCCATGCTCAACCCGTCCGACTCGATCGTCGACTGGGTACTGAAGACCGTTCCGACCATGGGCGCCGGCTGGTGCCCACCGGGTATGCTCGGCATCGGCATCGGCGGCACCGCCGAGAAAGCTGCGGTCATGGCCAAGGAAGTGTTGATGGAATCCATCGACATCCACGAACTGAAGGCCCGTGGCCCACAGAACCGCATCGAAGAAATGCGTCTGGAGCTGTTCGAGAAGGTCAACCAGTTGGGCATCGGCGCCCAGGGCCTCGGTGGCCTGACCACCGTGCTCGACGTGAAGATCATGGACTACCCGACCCACGCCGCCTCGCTGCCGGTGTGCATGATCCCGAACTGCGCCGCCACCCGTCACGCACACTTCGTGCTCGACGGTTCCGGCCCGGCCTCGCTGGAAGCGCCACCGCTGGACGCCTATCCGGAAATCGTCTGGGAAGCCGGCCCGTCGGCCCGTCGCGTCAACCTCGACACCCTGACCCCGGAAGACGTGCAGAGCTGGAAGCCGGGCGAAACCGTCCTGCTCAACGGCAAAATGCTCACCGGTCGCGACGCCGCGCACAAGCGCATGGTCGAGATGCTGAACAAGGGTGAAACCCTGCCGGTGGATCTGAAAGGTCGCTTCATCTACTACGTCGGCCCGGTTGATCCGGTCGGTGACGAAGTGGTTGGCCCGGCGGGCCCGACCACCGCGACGCGGATGGACAAGTTCACTCGTCAGATCCTTGAGCAAACCGGCCTGTTGGGCATGATCGGCAAATCCGAGCGCGGCCCGACCGCGATCGAAGCGATCAAGGACAACAAAGCCGTGTACTTGATGGCCGTCGGCGGTGCTGCTTACCTGGTCGCTCAGGCGATCAAGAAGTCCAAGGTGCTGGCGTTCGCCGAACTGGGCATGGAAGCGATCTACGAGTTCGAGGTCAAGGACATGCCGGTCACCGTTGCGGTGGACAGCAAAGGTGAGTCGGTGCACATCACCGGTCCTGCGATCTGGCAACAGAAGATCAGCGAAAGCCTGGCGGTAGAAGTGCGGTAA
- the pyk gene encoding pyruvate kinase, whose protein sequence is MSVRRTKIVATLGPASNSPEVLEQLILAGLDVARLNFSHGTPDEHKARAKLVRDLAAKHGRFVALLGDLQGPKIRIAKFANKKIELKIGDPFTFSTSHPLTEGNQQVVGIDYPDLVKDCGVGDELLLDDGRVVMRVDTATATELHCTVTIGGPLSDHKGINRRGGGLTAPALTEKDKADIKLAAEMEVDYLAVSFPRDAADMEYARQLRDEAGGTAWLVAKIERAEAVADDETLDGLIKASDAVMVARGDLGVEIGDAELVGIQKKIILHARRHNKAVIVATQMMESMIQNPMPTRAEVSDVANAVLDYTDAVMLSAESAAGQYPLEAVQAMARICVGAEKHPTGKTSSHRIGKEFTRCDESIALATMYTANHFPGVKAIIALTESGYTPLIMSRIRSSVPIYAFSPHRETQARAAMFRGVYTVPFDPASLEPHEVSQKAIDELVKRGVVEKGDWVILTKGDSYHTTGGTNGMKILHVGDPQV, encoded by the coding sequence ATGTCCGTCCGTCGTACCAAAATCGTCGCTACCCTTGGCCCGGCCAGTAACTCGCCGGAAGTTCTCGAACAGCTGATTCTGGCTGGTCTGGACGTTGCCCGTCTGAACTTCTCCCACGGCACCCCCGACGAGCACAAGGCTCGCGCGAAGCTGGTGCGTGACCTGGCTGCCAAGCACGGTCGTTTCGTCGCCCTGCTGGGTGACCTGCAAGGCCCGAAAATCCGTATCGCCAAATTCGCCAACAAGAAGATCGAGCTGAAGATCGGTGACCCGTTCACCTTCTCCACCAGCCATCCGTTGACCGAAGGCAACCAGCAAGTGGTCGGCATCGACTACCCGGATCTGGTCAAGGACTGCGGCGTGGGCGACGAGCTGCTGCTCGACGACGGCCGTGTGGTGATGCGCGTTGATACCGCCACCGCAACAGAATTGCATTGCACCGTGACCATCGGCGGCCCGCTGTCCGACCACAAAGGCATCAACCGTCGCGGTGGCGGCCTGACCGCACCGGCCCTGACTGAAAAAGACAAGGCCGACATCAAGCTCGCCGCAGAAATGGAAGTCGACTACCTCGCGGTGTCCTTCCCGCGTGACGCTGCCGACATGGAATACGCCCGTCAACTGCGCGACGAAGCCGGCGGTACTGCCTGGCTGGTAGCGAAGATCGAACGCGCCGAAGCCGTGGCCGACGACGAAACCCTCGACGGTCTGATCAAGGCGTCCGACGCGGTGATGGTTGCCCGTGGTGACTTGGGTGTGGAAATCGGCGATGCCGAGCTGGTGGGCATTCAGAAGAAAATCATTCTGCACGCACGCCGCCACAACAAGGCTGTGATCGTCGCGACCCAGATGATGGAGTCGATGATCCAGAACCCGATGCCAACCCGCGCCGAAGTGTCCGACGTGGCCAACGCCGTGCTCGACTACACCGACGCCGTGATGCTGTCTGCTGAATCCGCCGCTGGCCAGTACCCGCTGGAAGCTGTGCAGGCAATGGCGCGCATCTGCGTCGGCGCTGAAAAGCACCCGACCGGTAAAACCTCCAGCCACCGCATCGGCAAGGAATTCACCCGCTGCGACGAAAGCATCGCACTGGCGACCATGTACACCGCCAACCACTTCCCGGGCGTCAAAGCGATCATCGCCCTGACCGAAAGTGGCTACACCCCGCTGATCATGTCGCGCATCCGTTCCTCGGTGCCGATCTACGCGTTCTCGCCGCACCGTGAAACCCAGGCGCGCGCAGCCATGTTCCGTGGCGTGTACACCGTACCGTTCGACCCGGCTTCGCTGGAACCGCACGAAGTCAGCCAAAAGGCGATCGACGAGCTGGTCAAGCGCGGCGTTGTGGAAAAAGGCGACTGGGTCATTCTGACCAAGGGCGACAGCTACCACACCACCGGCGGCACCAACGGCATGAAGATCCTGCACGTGGGCGATCCGCAGGTCTGA